In candidate division WOR-3 bacterium, the following are encoded in one genomic region:
- the rpmB gene encoding 50S ribosomal protein L28: protein MAMQCEICGKKTIIGRQISHSHRVTPRKFKVNLHTRRAKIEGKIKKVRVCTKCLRKLEVV, encoded by the coding sequence ATGGCAATGCAATGTGAAATCTGTGGAAAAAAAACAATTATTGGAAGACAAATTTCCCATTCCCACAGGGTTACACCAAGAAAATTTAAGGTTAATTTACATACAAGAAGGGCAAAAATAGAGGGAAAAATTAAAAAAGTTAGAGTATGCACAAAGTGTTTAAGAAAACTTGAGGTAGTCTGA